In Amycolatopsis endophytica, the following are encoded in one genomic region:
- a CDS encoding DUF742 domain-containing protein, translating into MRGPSKGTGRADAWDRLHQGTDREGLDSPARFKLTKKPVVLQVRTPARPVVPPPDAEPAWPSSAPVETAPRGVPAGARAVPPAQSRGRAASSVRTRMIMRPYARTGGRTRPDYELALEALVSVTERGRAPRAVAGVQHRRICGLCAEPRSIAEIAAYLSLPLNVVKVLVSDLDSAGLVLIHQSGLSFGDRSSREFMDRVLQGLRRL; encoded by the coding sequence ATGAGGGGACCTTCGAAGGGAACCGGCCGCGCCGATGCCTGGGACCGGCTGCACCAGGGCACCGATCGCGAGGGGCTGGACTCGCCCGCGCGGTTCAAGCTGACCAAGAAGCCGGTCGTGCTGCAGGTGCGCACGCCCGCCCGTCCCGTGGTTCCGCCACCCGACGCTGAGCCCGCGTGGCCGTCGTCGGCGCCGGTGGAGACGGCGCCGCGAGGAGTTCCGGCCGGTGCGCGCGCGGTTCCGCCTGCGCAGTCGCGGGGCAGGGCGGCGTCCTCGGTCCGTACGCGGATGATCATGCGCCCCTACGCCCGCACGGGTGGCCGGACGCGCCCGGACTACGAACTGGCACTCGAAGCGCTGGTGTCGGTCACCGAGCGGGGACGCGCGCCGCGGGCCGTGGCCGGTGTGCAGCACCGGCGGATCTGCGGGCTGTGCGCGGAGCCGCGGTCGATCGCGGAGATCGCCGCGTACCTGAGCCTGCCGCTGAACGTGGTGAAGGTGCTGGTCAGCGACCTCGACAGCGCCGGTCTGGTGTTGATCCACCAGTCCGGGCTCTCGTTCGGGGATCGCTCTTCGCGCGAGTTCATGGACCGGGTGCTGCAGGGGCTGCGGCGCCTCTGA
- a CDS encoding roadblock/LC7 domain-containing protein yields the protein MTRAGSLQPGGSTPQAPRNGFAWLITDFVHRVPGAAHAVVVSADGLLLAASRGLPKDRADQLAAVASGLTSLARGASKVFEGGPVAQTVVEMANGFLFLMSVSDGSCLAVLGSPDSDIGLVVYEMTLLVDRVGQQMTPEMRAQLQGAARG from the coding sequence GTGACACGGGCGGGATCGCTTCAGCCGGGAGGCTCGACGCCGCAGGCGCCGCGGAACGGTTTCGCGTGGCTGATCACGGACTTCGTGCACCGGGTGCCAGGCGCGGCGCACGCCGTCGTGGTTTCGGCGGACGGGTTGCTGCTGGCCGCGTCACGCGGGCTGCCGAAGGACCGGGCGGACCAGCTGGCCGCGGTGGCATCGGGTCTGACCAGCCTCGCGCGGGGCGCGTCGAAGGTGTTCGAGGGCGGGCCCGTGGCGCAGACCGTGGTCGAGATGGCCAACGGTTTCCTGTTCCTCATGTCGGTTTCGGACGGTTCGTGCCTGGCCGTACTGGGGTCCCCTGACAGCGACATCGGCCTCGTGGTGTATGAGATGACGCTTCTGGTGGATCGCGTTGGCCAGCAGATGACGCCCGAAATGCGGGCACAGCTCCAGGGAGCCGCGCGCGGTTGA
- a CDS encoding glutamate ABC transporter substrate-binding protein, giving the protein MTASVRRRRLAALLTAVALGTVTACSSGEGAVPTDSGTGQEQSLLDRAPVASEADLATSPTAQAIKQRGQILIGSQLDTPLLSQQNPTTGQTEGFDAILGRLLAKYILGRPNTKIVNSTSQIREALLQNSTVDVVLHTYSITPTRAEKVSFAGPYFVSGPAIMARKGDSAVTKPQDLKGKKVLAVTNSTGAALLPQYEPEQIITLSSNSECMAALEQGRADAYVNDLTQLAGNAVTNDKVQVNSGTFGQDPYGVGIRHGDETFKQFINDWLKKIQAAGLWQEAYKQTLGTVIPGDAPAPPATGSVPGS; this is encoded by the coding sequence ATGACGGCATCAGTTCGGCGACGACGCCTCGCTGCCCTGCTCACAGCAGTGGCACTGGGCACGGTGACAGCCTGCTCCTCGGGAGAAGGAGCGGTGCCGACCGACAGCGGCACGGGGCAGGAGCAGAGCCTCCTCGACCGCGCGCCCGTCGCGTCGGAGGCGGACCTCGCGACCAGCCCGACCGCACAGGCGATCAAGCAGCGCGGGCAGATCCTCATCGGCAGTCAGCTGGACACGCCGCTGCTCTCCCAGCAGAACCCGACCACCGGCCAGACCGAGGGTTTCGACGCCATCCTCGGCCGCCTGCTCGCGAAGTACATCCTGGGCAGGCCGAACACGAAGATCGTGAACTCGACGTCGCAGATCCGGGAGGCGCTGCTGCAGAACAGCACCGTCGACGTGGTCCTGCACACCTATTCAATCACCCCGACCCGCGCCGAGAAGGTGTCCTTCGCCGGGCCGTACTTCGTGTCCGGGCCCGCGATCATGGCACGCAAGGGCGATTCCGCCGTGACCAAACCGCAGGACCTGAAGGGCAAGAAGGTTCTCGCGGTGACCAACTCGACCGGCGCCGCGTTGCTGCCGCAGTACGAACCCGAGCAGATCATCACCCTGAGCTCGAACTCGGAGTGCATGGCCGCGCTGGAGCAGGGGCGCGCGGACGCGTACGTGAACGACCTGACGCAGCTCGCCGGCAACGCCGTGACCAACGACAAGGTGCAGGTCAACAGCGGTACGTTCGGGCAGGACCCGTACGGCGTCGGCATTCGCCACGGCGACGAGACGTTCAAGCAGTTCATCAACGACTGGCTCAAGAAGATCCAGGCCGCGGGGCTCTGGCAGGAGGCGTACAAGCAGACGCTCGGGACGGTCATCCCCGGTGACGCGCCCGCGCCGCCCGCGACGGGTTCCGTTCCCGGCTCGTGA
- a CDS encoding amino acid ABC transporter permease, giving the protein MTGWTDFVGEFAEGALNTVLLTVFSALGAIVVAVVITAFRICPVRPLRAFGTGYVELFQNIPLAVWLVLFVFALPVVGIQFALFPTAVVATALYMASYYAETLRSGINGIGTGQAEAARALGLGFGQTLRCVILPQALRTIVQPLGNVTIQLLMNTALAAAVGVIELTEATNRVNLALAEPLPLYVGAGVCYAALALIISGVAGLVDRKLVLPR; this is encoded by the coding sequence GTGACCGGGTGGACCGACTTCGTCGGTGAGTTCGCCGAAGGTGCGCTGAACACGGTTCTGCTGACCGTGTTCAGCGCACTCGGCGCGATCGTCGTGGCCGTGGTGATCACGGCCTTCCGGATTTGTCCTGTTCGCCCGTTACGCGCGTTCGGCACGGGTTATGTCGAGTTGTTCCAGAACATTCCGCTCGCGGTCTGGCTGGTGCTGTTCGTCTTCGCTTTGCCGGTGGTCGGAATCCAGTTCGCCCTGTTCCCGACGGCGGTGGTCGCCACCGCTTTGTACATGGCTTCGTATTATGCGGAAACGCTGCGGTCCGGAATCAACGGAATCGGAACGGGCCAGGCCGAGGCGGCGCGCGCGCTGGGGCTCGGGTTCGGCCAGACGCTGCGCTGCGTGATCCTGCCGCAAGCGCTGCGCACGATCGTCCAGCCGCTCGGGAACGTCACCATCCAGCTGCTGATGAACACGGCGCTCGCCGCGGCGGTCGGCGTGATCGAACTGACCGAGGCGACGAACAGGGTCAACCTCGCCCTGGCCGAGCCGCTGCCGCTGTACGTCGGTGCCGGGGTTTGTTACGCCGCGTTGGCGCTGATCATTTCCGGGGTGGCCGGGCTGGTGGATCGGAAGCTGGTGCTGCCCCGATGA
- a CDS encoding GTP-binding protein, whose amino-acid sequence MGFGEFDSDANTSAAAGPTQSAKIVVAGGFGAGKTTLVGAVSEIDPLTTEAVMTEASVSVDDVSATPNKATTTVAMDFGRLSLDDDLVLYVFGTPGQHRFWFMWDDLAVGAIGAVVLVDTRRLSDAFPSIDFFENRNLPYIVAINCFDRLLHHQIEDVRHALTISEAVPIIACDAREKQSAKQVLITVVEHAINRDRALQPG is encoded by the coding sequence GTGGGCTTCGGAGAATTTGACTCCGACGCGAACACGTCGGCCGCGGCGGGACCGACGCAGTCGGCCAAGATCGTGGTCGCCGGCGGCTTCGGTGCGGGCAAGACGACGCTGGTCGGTGCGGTCTCGGAGATCGATCCCCTGACCACCGAGGCGGTCATGACCGAGGCGAGCGTCTCCGTCGACGACGTCTCCGCGACCCCGAACAAGGCGACCACGACGGTCGCGATGGACTTCGGGCGCCTTTCGCTCGACGACGACCTCGTGCTCTACGTCTTCGGCACGCCCGGTCAGCACCGGTTCTGGTTCATGTGGGACGACCTGGCCGTCGGCGCGATCGGCGCGGTCGTGCTGGTCGACACGCGGCGGCTGTCGGACGCGTTCCCGTCCATCGACTTCTTCGAGAACCGGAACCTGCCCTACATCGTGGCGATCAACTGCTTCGACCGCCTGCTCCACCACCAGATCGAGGACGTCCGGCACGCGCTCACGATTTCCGAGGCGGTGCCGATCATCGCGTGCGACGCGCGTGAGAAGCAGTCGGCCAAACAGGTGCTCATCACCGTCGTCGAGCACGCGATCAACCGGGACCGCGCGTTACAACCGGGGTGA
- a CDS encoding roadblock/LC7 domain-containing protein, with product MTASAQQSSGFGWLITDFVRRVPGAAHAVVVSADGLLLAGSQGLPKDRADQLAAVASGLVSLTTGAARCFEAGFVNQTVVEMERGYLFLMSISDGSSLAVLAAPNSDIGTVAYEMTLLVDRVGMQMTPELRSQLQGGVR from the coding sequence ATGACGGCATCGGCACAGCAGTCGAGCGGTTTCGGCTGGCTGATCACCGACTTCGTGCGACGGGTTCCGGGCGCGGCACACGCCGTGGTCGTCTCCGCCGACGGCCTGTTGCTGGCCGGTTCGCAAGGGCTGCCGAAGGACCGCGCGGACCAGCTCGCCGCGGTCGCCTCCGGGCTGGTGAGCCTGACGACCGGTGCCGCCCGGTGTTTCGAGGCCGGCTTCGTGAACCAGACCGTCGTCGAGATGGAGCGCGGCTACCTGTTCCTGATGTCGATCAGCGACGGGTCCAGCCTGGCCGTGCTGGCCGCGCCGAACTCCGACATCGGGACGGTGGCGTACGAGATGACGCTGCTCGTCGACCGGGTCGGCATGCAGATGACGCCGGAGCTGCGGAGCCAGCTCCAGGGTGGCGTGCGGTAG
- a CDS encoding nitrate- and nitrite sensing domain-containing protein codes for MSPAESPVAQSNDVGVQDNAIGASTGGGSGRRVRGLANWRVTAKIAAVVAVPTAAALSLAGLRVYDSFATMTVYQHAEQRIELSQKVASEVDALQRERDAMSAWIASGRPADRTELDNAISTAETAADTVRGAVGDVAAISDEATSARYQQGLARLDGLSQLRSSAGAAEFPSLAAQAGYTGVIDALQLIADEFDADVTDQGLQDRHETLGFLADAKEYSAQQNSYLRSAAIRGKFDPAELKNLTTAQSNLVAAIDRFNAVATPEAQLDYSTTLSGPEVSQRFTLQQLALLRAQANPPLALAIDPGAVAQSSSDTLDLISQVQDRLLDGASSYTDGLISAQQQSLLITIAIILAGLLLVLVLMYVVARSLIGPLRTLRTTALQVAEVHLPDAVERIMNEANPTEAAAKAIAPVPVRTTEEIGQVARSFDVVHGQAVRLAAEQALLRENVNGIFVNLSRRSQRLVERQLAVIDLLEADEQDPDHLASLFELDHLATRLRRNGESLLVLSGAGLSKSVPKPVSAADVIGASVSEIEQYARVDVGTIPEVAVRGPSVHDLVHLLAELLDNATYFSEPETKVSVRAVVTRKKALAIQITDRGVGMSPEQVTEANKRLADPPDLDVSVTRRMGLYVVARLAQRQGIEVRLRENEDIDGGVIARVVVPPDLLGPVAKEPAPRPAETSSPSLPPVPAQRTPANLARREPAEQPLPQEQTQTGVLRPLDQPISLDDLVAGSSDAAFLSRGKPRADQPRPDQAQERPRVDQPPAEQPRANGFPSRRGEEQDRFGQLALPKREPQYIPVTEQPAEEPLPPNESMFDDDVPTKRLPIYQSVVSRWFSEEGDEPDVVIGKLDEEPAPAAEEVVPAEDKTGDLWHSVSDDGWRAAQSLLESREEEITPAGLPKRVPNAHLVPGSISSGEPDAFTDTTAGRPGRVAMARSADTARERMASFQRGYTSGRHALQESTPGPSDQGAQVSGGETTPPDEAVRSEE; via the coding sequence GTGTCCCCGGCGGAGTCGCCTGTCGCGCAGAGTAACGACGTCGGCGTGCAGGACAACGCGATCGGAGCATCGACCGGTGGTGGCTCCGGGCGTCGCGTGCGCGGCCTGGCGAACTGGCGCGTCACCGCGAAGATCGCGGCGGTGGTCGCCGTACCGACCGCTGCCGCGCTGTCGCTGGCCGGCCTGCGCGTCTACGACAGCTTCGCGACGATGACCGTCTACCAGCACGCCGAACAACGCATCGAACTCAGCCAGAAGGTGGCTTCCGAGGTCGATGCGCTGCAACGCGAGCGGGACGCGATGTCGGCCTGGATCGCCTCCGGGCGCCCCGCCGACCGGACCGAGCTCGACAACGCCATCAGTACCGCCGAGACCGCCGCCGACACCGTCCGCGGCGCGGTCGGGGATGTCGCCGCGATCAGCGACGAAGCCACCTCCGCCCGCTACCAGCAGGGCCTCGCGCGGCTCGACGGTCTCAGCCAGCTGCGGTCCTCGGCGGGTGCCGCCGAGTTCCCGAGCCTCGCCGCGCAGGCGGGCTACACCGGGGTCATCGACGCGCTCCAGCTGATCGCCGACGAGTTCGACGCCGACGTCACCGACCAGGGCCTGCAGGACCGCCACGAAACGCTCGGCTTCCTCGCCGACGCCAAGGAGTACTCCGCGCAGCAGAACTCCTACCTCCGCAGCGCGGCCATCCGCGGCAAGTTCGACCCGGCCGAGTTGAAGAACCTGACGACCGCGCAGTCGAACCTGGTCGCCGCGATCGACCGGTTCAACGCCGTCGCCACGCCCGAGGCCCAGCTGGACTACTCGACGACCCTGTCCGGGCCGGAGGTCTCCCAGCGGTTCACCCTGCAGCAGCTCGCGTTGCTGCGTGCCCAAGCGAACCCGCCGCTCGCGCTGGCCATCGACCCCGGCGCCGTCGCGCAGTCCTCTTCGGACACCCTCGACCTGATCAGCCAGGTCCAGGACAGGCTGCTGGACGGCGCCTCGTCCTACACCGACGGCCTGATCAGCGCGCAGCAGCAGAGCCTGCTGATCACGATCGCGATCATTCTCGCCGGACTGCTGCTCGTCCTCGTGCTGATGTACGTCGTGGCCCGTTCGCTGATCGGGCCACTGCGCACGCTGCGCACCACCGCGCTGCAGGTCGCCGAGGTGCACCTGCCGGACGCGGTGGAACGGATCATGAACGAGGCGAACCCGACCGAGGCCGCCGCGAAGGCGATCGCGCCGGTGCCGGTGCGCACCACGGAGGAGATCGGGCAGGTCGCCCGCTCGTTCGACGTCGTGCATGGGCAGGCGGTCCGGCTGGCGGCCGAGCAGGCGCTGCTCCGCGAGAACGTCAACGGCATCTTCGTCAACCTCTCGCGCCGCTCCCAGCGTCTGGTGGAGCGCCAGCTCGCGGTGATCGACCTGCTGGAGGCCGACGAGCAAGACCCCGATCACCTCGCGAGCCTGTTCGAGCTGGACCACCTGGCGACCCGGCTGCGCCGCAACGGCGAGAGCCTGCTGGTGCTGTCCGGCGCGGGGCTGAGCAAGTCCGTGCCCAAGCCGGTGTCCGCGGCCGACGTCATCGGCGCCTCGGTGTCGGAGATCGAGCAGTACGCGCGGGTCGACGTCGGCACGATCCCCGAGGTCGCGGTGCGCGGGCCGTCCGTGCACGATCTCGTTCACCTGCTCGCCGAGCTGCTGGACAACGCCACCTACTTCTCGGAGCCGGAGACGAAGGTCAGTGTGCGCGCGGTGGTGACCCGCAAGAAGGCGCTCGCCATCCAGATCACCGACCGCGGTGTCGGGATGTCGCCCGAGCAGGTCACCGAGGCCAACAAGCGCCTCGCCGATCCGCCGGACCTGGACGTGTCGGTGACGCGGCGGATGGGTCTGTACGTGGTCGCGCGACTGGCCCAGCGGCAGGGCATCGAGGTGCGCCTGCGGGAGAACGAGGACATCGACGGCGGTGTCATCGCCCGCGTCGTCGTCCCGCCGGACCTGCTGGGCCCGGTTGCGAAGGAGCCGGCGCCGCGCCCGGCCGAGACCTCGTCGCCGAGCCTGCCGCCGGTCCCGGCCCAGCGCACGCCGGCCAACCTGGCCCGCCGCGAGCCCGCCGAGCAGCCGCTGCCCCAGGAGCAGACGCAGACCGGCGTCCTGCGGCCGCTCGACCAGCCGATCAGCCTCGACGACCTGGTCGCGGGCTCGTCCGACGCGGCGTTCCTCAGCCGGGGCAAGCCGCGGGCCGACCAGCCGCGCCCGGACCAGGCGCAGGAGCGGCCCCGCGTGGATCAGCCACCCGCCGAGCAGCCGCGGGCGAACGGCTTCCCGTCACGGCGCGGGGAGGAACAGGACCGGTTCGGGCAGCTGGCACTGCCCAAGCGGGAGCCGCAGTACATCCCGGTGACCGAGCAGCCAGCCGAGGAGCCGCTGCCGCCGAACGAGAGCATGTTCGACGACGACGTGCCCACGAAGCGCCTGCCCATCTACCAGTCGGTTGTGTCGCGGTGGTTCAGTGAGGAGGGGGACGAACCGGACGTGGTCATCGGCAAGCTCGACGAGGAACCGGCACCGGCGGCCGAGGAAGTTGTTCCGGCCGAGGACAAAACCGGGGATCTTTGGCACAGTGTTTCCGACGACGGCTGGCGCGCGGCGCAGTCACTGCTCGAGTCGCGGGAGGAGGAGATCACTCCGGCCGGTCTGCCGAAGCGGGTGCCCAACGCCCATCTCGTCCCGGGGTCGATCTCGTCGGGCGAGCCCGACGCCTTCACCGACACGACCGCCGGCAGGCCGGGGCGGGTCGCGATGGCCCGCTCCGCGGACACGGCACGCGAACGCATGGCGAGTTTCCAGCGCGGCTACACCAGTGGCCGTCACGCGCTGCAGGAAAGCACGCCGGGCCCCTCCGACCAGGGAGCCCAGGTGAGTGGCGGGGAAACCACCCCGCCGGATGAGGCAGTGAGGAGTGAGGAGTGA
- a CDS encoding DUF742 domain-containing protein → MDGGQPTGLGSGRLDDDAETDWPDEAQAARTEDWTRFRAKVDRAWRLRRASAGERQSSDLAGAEPPGYGATEYPEFSTERLLSGPAADLFGDYNGPLAPAGELPTPTSESHPSFPPVPAPVAAEETSSGLVRPYFRTRGRTRPSYDLAIEALVSTSERGRMLERVRVAEHRSICGLCLDTRSVAEVAAYLRMPLGVARVLIGDVVDQGLVMIHSTTSVVGDRPSIEFMERVLSGLRRI, encoded by the coding sequence GTGGACGGTGGGCAGCCGACGGGCTTGGGCTCGGGCCGGCTGGACGACGACGCCGAGACCGACTGGCCCGACGAGGCGCAGGCGGCGCGGACCGAGGACTGGACCAGGTTCCGGGCCAAGGTCGATCGTGCCTGGCGCCTGCGACGGGCCTCGGCGGGCGAGAGGCAGTCCAGCGACCTCGCCGGCGCCGAGCCACCGGGCTATGGCGCGACCGAGTATCCGGAGTTCTCCACCGAGCGGCTCCTGTCCGGTCCCGCGGCGGATCTGTTCGGTGACTACAATGGGCCGCTGGCCCCGGCCGGTGAGCTGCCGACGCCCACCTCGGAGAGCCATCCCAGCTTTCCGCCGGTACCGGCGCCGGTGGCCGCCGAGGAGACGTCCTCGGGTCTGGTCCGTCCGTACTTCCGGACGCGCGGCCGGACCCGCCCCAGCTACGATCTGGCGATCGAGGCGCTCGTCTCGACCAGTGAGCGGGGACGGATGCTCGAACGGGTGCGGGTGGCCGAGCACCGGTCGATCTGCGGCCTGTGCCTGGACACACGCTCGGTGGCGGAGGTGGCGGCGTACCTGCGCATGCCCCTCGGGGTCGCCCGCGTGCTGATCGGCGACGTCGTCGACCAGGGCCTGGTCATGATCCATTCCACGACGTCGGTCGTCGGCGATCGTCCCAGTATCGAGTTCATGGAGAGGGTGCTCAGTGGGCTTCGGAGAATTTGA
- a CDS encoding helicase-associated domain-containing protein: protein MPATSLADWLRAASDDELAALLRARRDLATPPPSDSTVLATRAGTAGSAARAMEDLDTFTLSVLDALLVADADTEAVPLTTIAALVGADVRPAVDRLRSRVLAWGDDDAIRVVPATRELAGPFPAGLGASAPGVDVESALAEVGDDERGLLGALAAGPPIGRTRDASAEPSLTEDATAVQKLFARGLLLRRDDETVELPREVAIALRGGRVCSPKALHEPDLPTSPHQQSTVDEAAAGEAMEFLRQVESLLTQWSEQPPPVLKSGGLGVRELRKLARELDTDDTRATLLAELVVAAGLVADSQSGTPEWVPTTLADSWLASEPAHRWVVLADAWLDLPRLPALAGQRDAKDKPVVPLSDDLRRPLAPTVRRRVLGTLGELPSGAGVSGADALVELLAWRAPRRGGRLRDETVRWTFAEASALGVIALGAVTTASAALLDGDRPGALNAMYDAMPKPIGYVLVQADLTVVAPGPLEMDLAAEIAAVADVESAGHATVYRITEASVRRALDTGRTADELHELFRKRSATEVPQSLSYLIDDVARRHGRLRGGAAGSFLRCDDEVLLAEVLGTPAADSYELRKIAPTVLISPYPLAEVLDGLRAAGFAPAAEGPDGRVMDLRPSGRRIPARPRNSRRVVPEAGLSGEQAASVVTHIRAGDRAATSRKGTAVRLPGGGGGSDTAATMALLARAQREGREVWIGFVDAHGLASQRVVTPTHVGGGVLTSTDGERYPLHRITSAALVD from the coding sequence ATGCCCGCGACCTCCCTGGCGGACTGGCTTCGTGCCGCGTCCGACGACGAGCTGGCCGCGCTCCTGCGGGCCCGGCGTGACCTGGCGACCCCGCCGCCCTCCGACAGCACGGTGCTGGCCACCCGTGCCGGCACCGCCGGATCAGCCGCCAGGGCGATGGAGGATCTGGACACCTTCACCCTTTCGGTCCTCGACGCCCTGCTGGTCGCCGACGCCGACACCGAAGCCGTGCCGCTGACGACGATCGCCGCGCTGGTCGGCGCCGACGTGCGGCCCGCCGTGGACCGGTTGCGCTCGCGGGTGCTGGCCTGGGGCGACGACGACGCGATCCGGGTCGTCCCCGCGACGCGTGAGCTGGCCGGGCCGTTCCCGGCCGGGCTCGGCGCGTCCGCACCCGGCGTGGACGTCGAGTCCGCGCTCGCCGAGGTCGGTGACGACGAACGCGGCCTGCTCGGCGCCCTCGCCGCCGGCCCTCCGATCGGGCGTACCCGTGACGCGAGCGCCGAACCCTCGCTCACCGAGGACGCGACGGCGGTGCAGAAGTTGTTCGCGCGCGGACTCCTGCTGCGCCGCGACGACGAGACCGTCGAGCTGCCCCGCGAGGTGGCCATCGCGCTGCGCGGCGGCCGGGTCTGCTCGCCGAAGGCGCTGCACGAGCCGGACCTGCCGACCAGCCCGCATCAGCAGTCCACTGTGGACGAGGCCGCCGCCGGTGAGGCGATGGAGTTCCTGCGGCAGGTGGAATCCTTGCTCACCCAGTGGTCGGAGCAGCCGCCGCCGGTGCTGAAATCCGGCGGGCTCGGCGTGCGTGAGCTGCGAAAGCTGGCGCGCGAGCTGGACACCGACGACACGAGGGCGACGCTGCTGGCCGAGCTGGTGGTGGCGGCGGGCCTGGTCGCGGACAGTCAGAGCGGTACCCCGGAGTGGGTGCCGACGACACTGGCCGATTCCTGGCTCGCGTCCGAACCCGCGCACCGCTGGGTCGTGCTGGCCGACGCGTGGCTGGACCTGCCGCGACTGCCGGCACTGGCCGGTCAGCGCGACGCGAAGGACAAGCCGGTCGTTCCGCTGTCGGACGACCTGCGGCGGCCGCTCGCGCCCACGGTCCGGCGCCGGGTGCTCGGCACGCTCGGCGAACTGCCCAGCGGTGCGGGTGTGAGTGGCGCCGACGCACTCGTCGAACTGCTCGCCTGGCGCGCGCCGCGACGTGGCGGGCGATTGCGGGACGAGACGGTGCGGTGGACCTTCGCCGAGGCGTCGGCGCTGGGCGTGATCGCGCTGGGCGCGGTGACGACGGCGTCCGCCGCGCTGCTGGACGGCGACCGTCCGGGCGCGCTGAACGCGATGTACGACGCGATGCCCAAGCCGATCGGGTACGTGCTGGTGCAGGCCGATCTGACGGTCGTCGCGCCGGGCCCGCTGGAGATGGACCTGGCCGCCGAGATCGCGGCGGTGGCCGACGTCGAATCGGCGGGGCACGCGACGGTCTACCGGATCACGGAGGCGTCCGTGCGGCGTGCGCTGGACACCGGGCGCACCGCCGACGAGCTGCACGAACTGTTCCGGAAACGCTCCGCGACGGAGGTACCGCAGTCGCTGAGCTACCTGATCGACGACGTCGCCAGGCGGCACGGCCGGTTGCGCGGCGGGGCGGCGGGCTCGTTCCTGCGGTGTGACGACGAGGTGCTGCTCGCGGAGGTGCTGGGCACCCCCGCCGCGGACTCCTACGAGCTGCGCAAGATCGCCCCGACGGTGCTGATCAGCCCGTATCCGCTGGCCGAAGTGCTGGACGGGCTGCGCGCGGCCGGTTTCGCCCCGGCCGCCGAGGGGCCGGACGGCCGGGTGATGGACCTGCGCCCGTCCGGACGCCGGATCCCGGCGCGGCCACGGAACTCGCGGAGGGTCGTCCCCGAGGCCGGGCTGAGCGGGGAGCAGGCCGCATCGGTGGTCACGCACATCAGGGCGGGCGACCGCGCGGCGACGAGCCGCAAGGGGACGGCGGTGCGGCTCCCCGGCGGCGGAGGAGGCTCCGACACGGCGGCGACCATGGCCCTGCTGGCGCGTGCCCAGCGCGAAGGCCGCGAGGTGTGGATCGGGTTCGTGGACGCTCACGGACTGGCGTCGCAGCGGGTCGTCACGCCGACGCACGTCGGCGGCGGGGTGCTGACCAGCACGGACGGCGAACGCTACCCGCTGCACCGGATCACGTCGGCGGCGCTGGTCGACTGA
- a CDS encoding amino acid ABC transporter permease: MTSVLFDVPGPRARRRTRIATVVAIVVGLVLVALAVRQFAINGELTAERWAPYGSWPMWRYLLGGLGGTALAAVLAVVLAMAVGLLAAFGRISRLFVCRAPSRAYVEVVRIIPLLLLIYFAMFALPRYGLDLPLLWKLVLPIAVSRSAQFAEIFRSGFRSLEAGQGEAAAALGMRPAQSMRYVIFPQAIRRVVPALISQTAGVVKDTSLGIVVSYAELLQSGKVLAGYNRLLIQTYLVIALLYFAINYALSRLARAIDARQRQAGRFEPVSSPSPARRGLGRIRSATATSDDAPRRDRARA; the protein is encoded by the coding sequence ATGACCTCCGTACTCTTCGACGTCCCCGGTCCACGTGCCCGGCGCCGGACCCGCATCGCGACCGTCGTCGCGATCGTGGTCGGTCTGGTGCTGGTCGCGCTGGCCGTGCGGCAGTTCGCGATCAACGGGGAACTCACCGCGGAACGCTGGGCGCCGTACGGGTCCTGGCCGATGTGGCGGTACCTGCTCGGCGGCCTCGGTGGCACGGCACTCGCCGCGGTGCTCGCTGTCGTGCTCGCGATGGCAGTCGGGTTGCTGGCGGCGTTCGGGCGGATCTCGCGGCTGTTCGTGTGCCGCGCGCCGTCCCGGGCGTACGTCGAGGTCGTGCGGATCATCCCGCTGCTCCTGCTGATCTACTTCGCGATGTTCGCGCTCCCCCGCTACGGCCTCGACCTTCCCCTGCTGTGGAAACTCGTCCTGCCGATCGCGGTCTCCCGCTCGGCGCAGTTCGCCGAGATCTTCCGCAGCGGCTTCCGTTCACTCGAAGCGGGCCAGGGCGAAGCCGCCGCCGCGCTCGGCATGCGGCCCGCCCAGTCCATGCGGTACGTGATCTTTCCGCAGGCCATCCGCCGCGTCGTCCCGGCACTCATCAGCCAGACCGCCGGCGTCGTCAAAGACACCTCGCTCGGGATCGTCGTCAGCTACGCCGAACTGCTGCAGAGCGGCAAGGTTCTCGCCGGGTACAACCGTCTCCTGATCCAGACCTACCTGGTGATCGCACTGCTCTACTTCGCGATCAACTACGCGCTGTCCCGCCTCGCCCGCGCCATCGACGCACGCCAGCGGCAAGCCGGACGGTTCGAACCGGTCAGTTCTCCGTCCCCCGCACGTCGCGGGCTCGGGCGAATCCGTTCTGCAACCGCGACATCCGATGACGCACCTCGTCGGGATCGAGCGAGAGCGTAG